A genomic region of Canis aureus isolate CA01 chromosome 16, VMU_Caureus_v.1.0, whole genome shotgun sequence contains the following coding sequences:
- the AMZ2 gene encoding archaemetzincin-2 isoform X1 translates to MQTVRHSEQTLKTALISKNPTLVSQYEKLDAGERRLLNKAFKADNDLFGPITLHSESDWIISHPEAPQDFEQFFSDPYRKAPSPEKRSIYIQCIGSLGNTRIISDEYIKWLKGYCEAFFYGLTVKLLEPVPVSVTRCSFRVNDNTQNLQIHAGDILRFLKKKKPGDAFCIVGITMIDLYPRDSWNFVFGQASLTDGVGIFSFARYGSDFYSSRFEGKVNKLRRVSSSDYSVFENYYTPEVTSVLLLRSCKTLTHEIGHIFGLRHCQWLACLMQGSNHLEEADRRPLNLCPICLRKLQCAIGFNIIERYQALVRWIDDESADTPGVSMEHSCEDNVNLPKPVEAFKEWKEWIIKCLAVVQK, encoded by the exons ATGCAAACAGTACGGCACTCTGAACAGACTCTAAAAACAGCTCTCATCTCAAAGAACCCAACACTTGTGTCACAGTATGAGAAGTTAGATGCTGGCGAACGGCGTTTGCTGAACAAAGCCTTCAAGGCAGACAATGATCTCTTTGGACCCATTACCTTGCATTCGGAATCAGATTGGATCATCTCCCATCCTGAGGCTCCCCAAGACTTCGAACAGTTTTTCAGTGATCCTTATAGAAAGGCACCATCTCCGGAGAAACGCAGTATTTATATACAGTGCATTG GATCTCTAGGAAACACCAGGATTATCAGTGACGAATATATTAAATGGCTCAAGGGCTACTGTGAAGCATTTTTCTACGGCTTGACAGTAAAACTCCTAGAACCGGTTCCTGTCTCTGTAACGAGGTGTTCCTTTAGAGTCAATGATAACACACAAAACCTACAAATTCACGCAG gagACATCCTGAGGTtcctaaaaaagaagaaacctggAGATGCCTTCTGTATTGTGGGAATAACCATGATTGATCTTTACCCAAGAGACTCCTGGAATTTTGTCTTTGGACAGGCCTCTTTGACAGATG GTGTGGGGATATTCAGCTTTGCCAGGTACGGCAGTGATTTTTATAGCTCACGCTTTGAAGGCAAAGTGAACAAGCTGCGGAGAGTATCTTCAAGCGACTATTCCGTTTTTGAGAACTATTATACTCCTGAAGTGACCAGTGTTTTGCTGCTTCGTTCCTGTAAG ACTTTAACCCATGAGATTGGACACATATTTGGACTTCGACACTGCCAATGGCTTGCATGCCTCATGCAAGGCTCCAACCACCTAGAAGAAGCTGACCGGCGCCCCCTCAACCTTTGCCCTATCTGTTTACGCAAGTTGCAGTGTGCTATTGGCTTCAACATAATAGAAAGATACCAA GCGCTGGTGAGGTGGATTGATGATGAGTCGGCTGACACCCCCGGAGTCAGCATGGAACACAGTTGTGAGGATAATGTGAATTTACCAAAACCTGTGGAAGCCTTTAAGGAATGGAAAGAGTGGATAATAAAATGCCTTGCTGTTGTCCAAAAATAA
- the AMZ2 gene encoding archaemetzincin-2 isoform X2 → MIDLYPRDSWNFVFGQASLTDGVGIFSFARYGSDFYSSRFEGKVNKLRRVSSSDYSVFENYYTPEVTSVLLLRSCKTLTHEIGHIFGLRHCQWLACLMQGSNHLEEADRRPLNLCPICLRKLQCAIGFNIIERYQALVRWIDDESADTPGVSMEHSCEDNVNLPKPVEAFKEWKEWIIKCLAVVQK, encoded by the exons ATGATTGATCTTTACCCAAGAGACTCCTGGAATTTTGTCTTTGGACAGGCCTCTTTGACAGATG GTGTGGGGATATTCAGCTTTGCCAGGTACGGCAGTGATTTTTATAGCTCACGCTTTGAAGGCAAAGTGAACAAGCTGCGGAGAGTATCTTCAAGCGACTATTCCGTTTTTGAGAACTATTATACTCCTGAAGTGACCAGTGTTTTGCTGCTTCGTTCCTGTAAG ACTTTAACCCATGAGATTGGACACATATTTGGACTTCGACACTGCCAATGGCTTGCATGCCTCATGCAAGGCTCCAACCACCTAGAAGAAGCTGACCGGCGCCCCCTCAACCTTTGCCCTATCTGTTTACGCAAGTTGCAGTGTGCTATTGGCTTCAACATAATAGAAAGATACCAA GCGCTGGTGAGGTGGATTGATGATGAGTCGGCTGACACCCCCGGAGTCAGCATGGAACACAGTTGTGAGGATAATGTGAATTTACCAAAACCTGTGGAAGCCTTTAAGGAATGGAAAGAGTGGATAATAAAATGCCTTGCTGTTGTCCAAAAATAA